The Gossypium hirsutum isolate 1008001.06 chromosome D03, Gossypium_hirsutum_v2.1, whole genome shotgun sequence genomic interval CAGTTACCCTGAggctcacatcaccatgttttATAGAAGAATGACTGGTTACGTTAATAATGATCAACTGCTAATACACTATTTCCAAGACAGTTTGGTaggggcagcatccaaatggtacaatcaattaagCCGTACCaggattggttcatggagggatctAGCTCAAGCGTTCATGAAGCAGTATAGTCATGTAATGGACATGACTCCTAATAGAATTACTCTGtagaacatggagaagaaactAAGTGagagttttaggcaatatgcataGAGATGGAGAGAAGTTGCCATCCAGGTCCAGCCACCGCTCCTAGAAAAAGAAACTACTATGCTCTTTATCAACACGCTAAAGGTCCCGTTCATCACGCACATACTGGGAAATGCCACAAAAAGTTtttcagatataatcatgaatggtgagaTGGTTGAGAATGTCATAagaagtggaaaaatagatgctAGAGAGAGTAACAAAAAGTCAGCCTCAAGGAGAAAgaaaaatgaggtgaacaatgcAAGCACATATAATAAAGGTTACTCAAAATCAATTACTGTAAATCAGCCAAGAAAAGTGTTTgctagtcaacaaggttcatcaagGCAAGAATCCGGTGCAAAGTAAAATACCGAAAAGCTCTAGTTTATGCCAATCCCAATATCGTACAGTGAGTTGTATTagagtttatttgatgcacacattgTTTTCGCTTTCTACTTAGAACCTCTACAACCCctgtaccccaaatggtatgacgcaaacgcCCAATGCAAATACCATGCAGGAATCATGGGGCACCCGATAGAAAACTACACTGCCTTTAAAAAGTTAGTTGAAAGATTCATCAGTATTGACATTGTCCAATTCGATGATTCATCCAATGCAGAAAATCCACTGCCCAATCATGCTGATAATGGGGTAAACATGATGAGTGAAAATATGGGGAGAAGAATCAAGGCAGATATTGATAAGTAAAAACTCCTTTGAGATGGGTATGGAAGGAGATGGCAAGAAGAGGGTTAATCATTTCAAATTTATAAGGGAGATATGAAAGGGTGAAAAATTACTATGAATTCCATCACGAGGAAGGGCACAAAATCCAAGAATGTGTAGAATTCAGGGCCTTGGTTCAAGGCATGGtggacaataaaaaaataaagttctgTGAAGAAGTTAAAAAGGAGGGAAACATTCACATCAATGCCAAAGATGAAGACACAACTGAAAAgagaccttgttagatatccgttCTTATAGACCTAGGAGTGTTCCAAATAATTGGACTGCAaaagaaatccctgtagtatttagagcttactcagagtaatattcagaacacacttTTTGCTTTTAGCCTAGATGCAATAAGaactcctttgtgaaataggctcatgtttgaacgtcattattttaatgaaatacatctttgcaatcATTTtttagccaatattctttcattctttacgaataattattttttattcttttattcgtttggattttcttccaaatcattcattcattcattcattcattcataatcatactgtacaaataattattcataaattcatacgttctttgtatatttttttgtACCGACAATAGGTCCCaggatatcaatgacatgagtgacgctactacagactcagaatctccttttgagtgagacatgtgtttagagggatctcatgactttgaagatggcATAGATTGTAGCCAATCTTcggacttgttaaggatggtagagcagAAAAAATTTATCTCATGAGGAGACAATGGAGATTGTGACCTTGGAGGagggaaaaatagtaaaaattagaaCATGCATAACTGAAAAAatgaagcaagaccttgttgagttacttcaagagttcaaagttgtcttcgcatggtcatactaGGATATGCCCAAGTTAAGCACTGACATTGGaatctgacaatgcattaaatttgaacaacagcatgaTATCAAAAATTTGCAGTATGTTCAGTGAAAAAACCTCTACCGAGGTAACGCCTTTCTCTTTGGCTTATCACAGTTTTGCCGATTAAAGTCGAGTTTCCTCTCTCCTAGTTTTTTTGGATTTTATcctaattgaagaggaagatccaaattTTTGCGTCATAATCAAATGTACTAAAAACAATTTCGCCTCAGAAAGCTCTATGAGAAAAACTTGATACTAAAGAAGATCCTTCACATACAAAATGAAAGTGGATGGGAAGGATCTTGTGTGGAAGACTTTATCTAGAAAAGCATTAACTCTAATCGAAAGGGATAACAatgacttgcctaatcctatgagttccgatctaataaaaaaaatattttcaaaaaaaaagaaaagaaaaaaaaagaacaaatcaaaaaaaatattttttcaaaaaaaatgaaaatgaaaatgatggaaaagaaaagaaaaagagaaggaaaaagaaaaggaaaagaaaaaagagaggccaaagcgaaaacctaaaaagggcgctttgagaccaaattggatttgagttgaaaacccgaaaagggcggctcaaatttgaGCAAAGTGAGGCATGGATGTTGGCGaaagcttctaatgggcatcggtTCATTTTTTAGGTCATTAAATACTTCACCAAACGGCTAAAGGCTGCTTCATACGCCAATGTCACCAAGTCAGAAGTTAGCAAATTCTCagaaaaaaagagatcatatgcTGGTATGGAATGCCATAGAGGATTTATCAGGCAACGCGTTGAACCTGAACAACAGCACAATGGCAGAGGTCTGCAGTCAAGTCAAGATCAAACACCATAGCTCGTCACTATATCGTCCTAAAATGAATGgcgcagtggaggcggccaacaaaaatatcaagaaaattgtgggaaaaatgactgagacttacaaagactagcatgagaagttatcatttccctctttgcttatcgaacatcaatcaaaacttctaccggggcaacacctttctctctggtttatgggatggaggtaGTTTTACCCATTGAAATTGAAATCCCTTCTCTTCGGGTATTGGCTAAGCtaattggatccaatctcgatatgatcagttgaacatAATAGAAGAAAAAAGGGTAAAAGTTATTCACCACAGTCAGATATACCAAAAAAaggaatgatgcgagcctacaacaaaaaggttcgtcccaaagaattccatgagggggacctggtgttgaaaaagattcttcctctacaaaagaattttagagggaaattgatgccaaattgggaagaaccttatgttgtaaagaacgCCTTTTCCGGAGGAGCATTGATTGtgagtgagatggatggtaaaaacctaCCAAATCTTGTAAACttagattcagtcaagaaatacttcacctaaAGAGGGAGaagggaccaaggtgaaaacccgcaaataATGTTTTGAGCcctaaaaaaaagagaaaccaaggtgaaaacccgaaaagggtggctcaaatattgatcaaaatgaGGCATacagtgatcttgctatacctgaatcaacaggaaagggtaggcgacatcttggggcatcgataaagtactctagatctcctaaacacatgtcaaactcagaatgatattcaaaaagtttgtacagagaagttcaagctgcaatATCCggggcacctagtcttcatactattttatattaaatttattgttcttgaaatacttcattcttttttcaagatacgtgttcccaatcaattcctcttttatttttactatccttgataatttattcatttcgagccatgctcccaaatcaattctatttttatccattattatgatattttgaaaacatgttgcattggaataatgattaatgaactaataatactttcacaaaagaatttttgcatattactctagaagtttctaaataatacaggaacctgaaacaagaTTATTGTTTAGAATTCACCAAGTGTAAAGgatgaaatatctaagaaggaaaagtattgattgaacaaaatgataagatATCGTGTTGGTGATAAAGCTttaataaacaagcaagcaatgatcacatGTAGTAGGAAGAGGTTTTTCTtggagaagaaaattctacaattGTGTATaaacatttggtatgacaccctgggaatggcGTAGGAGACCAAAGAGATTCAAAtattgtatccttgaattgtagTAGGAGAGAATTGAGAAAAAGCCAGATCTTATACTCCTAAATTACAGTGGGAGGAAGATAGTTCAAATTTTATATCCCAAAAGTACTGTAGATTGAACCTTGAAGATTACAATGGATTGAACCCTAAagattacagtgggggcaatctgattAAGTAAGATATGAGTGTTACCTGCCGAACAAGATAGCGTTCTAACGTGTCGGTGATAGAACCTTAATGAACAACGACCAATAATAACTCAAACATTAAGggatcattttcataacattctgcattcattcatacacatctagttaggaaattttgattcatttcgatcataacatcctaatcattagacataaataggcccatgaaatcgatTCTACAGGTCAGGTTCCCTAGAGAACAAATCAGTGAAACCAGAAATCCTATATcactgaagttgtagtggagcagattgaagcgaatcttatttccctgaagttgcagtggaatagattaaagctataaatcatAGATCTTATCTATCTGAATTTGCAGTAGAATAGATCATGGCAAAtcatatctccctgaagttgcaatggagcagattaaagccaataatcctatctccttgaagttgcagtggaacggattaaatttacaagtcttatctccttgaagttgcagtggaacagactgaagaaagtaagtcttatccccctgaagttgtagtgaggcagactgaagatggcaaatcttatctccctgaagttacagtggagtagattaaagccagTAATCTTATCcccttaaagttgcagtggagcggattaaagttacaagccttatccccctgaagttgaagtgaagcagactgaagaaagtaagtcttatccccctgaagttgtagtggggcagGTTGAAGATGGAAAatattatctccctgaagttgcagtagagcaaattaaagccaataatcctatctccctgaagttacagtggagcagattaaagttacaagtcttatctctctaaagttgcagtgagCAGACTGaagaaagcaagtcttatccccctaaagttgcagtggaacagattgaagttgtaaattgcagatcttatctctttgaagttgcagtagagagatcatatcaaaccttatctccctgaatttGTAGTGGAACAGGTTGAAGATAccaatcttgtctccctgaagttgcagtggagcatattgaagctactaatcctatctccctgaagttgcagtggagcagattaaaacgaaaaatcctatacctctgaagttgtagtaggtcggatcaaattcaccaaatccaagttttatctccctgaagttacagtggagcagactgaagatatcaaaccttatctccctaaatttTCAATGGAGCAGGTTAAAGATACAAATcgtatccccctgaagttgcagtggggcagattgaagccacaagtCTTATATCCCTGagattgcagtggagtagactgaagatagcaaatctcatttccctgaaattgcagtggaacaaattgaagctataatttgcagatcttatctctctggaGTTGCAGTTGAGTAGATCAtatcaaatcttatctccctgaagttgcaatgcaGCAAATTGAAGCCACTTCTTGTACCCCTGAAGATACAATGAGTTAAAAGAGGCTACTCGAAGAAGACGAGTACCAAGAGATCGAGATTCGGTAGGACCGAGCAAAATTAGTCATTCTTAAAGGTCTTTGCtccgttctcgttacacgacaacgagcaaagatgGGCAGTTGTAGTAGGCCCAATTAGCCTGGGCCCATACCAGACAAATAAGCCAAACCAAATAACAATAAACAGTCCATTTACATCCCAAATTCCAGCAGGCCCGTATGGCCCAAAACTCAAAACAGCTCAATTATAATCCAGACCTAACTACCCAAactatttttagcaaaaaaaaaaaagagaaacaagCTGCCGCTCCGCCCCAGCCACGCCTCTCCTCCATGTCACCACCGTACGGCCACCGTACCTGCAAGGACAAACAgcaaaaaaatagcaaaaaacggcagcacaaaaaaaaacaaagagaggGCTATAATTTTTAGGCTATAAAAAGCCTTAGAATAATGTTGTAAacacttttttttaaacaatattaattcaaaaaaaagataaatttcgGGCAAAAAAAAGGTAGCCTCCGattctttattttgatttttttgtttttattttgttttgatttcactttttaaaacaaaaagagaagagaaatatAAAAACTCACTCTTTTATTCGCCTTTTTGCATCGCCAGAGGATGAGGTTAGCCAATTTCGATGAAAATTGGCCTTTTTTGGGTTAGGGAGTTGAaaagcccaaaaaatgggcttctTTTGATTTTTCGGCCATCGTGGACGACGGCGCCATCACAGGTGACCGATGGCCGCCACGGTGGTCTGACCACTGAGGTTCGGTCGGAGGAGGGGAAGGTTGAGAGAGCTTGAGAGAgttttggtgtttttttttaaaaggagaaaaatgaatttttttgaaaaaaatttgatttaaataaagaAGTAACATGGCACCGTTTTGGGTTAGTGACCCAGGCGCCAAAATGACACCGTTTAGGGTCTATCCATGcacgacccgacccgctccagggaggatccgcgtgttttcaccTTTTGGGTTATTTACCCTTTTGGTCATTCCGCTTTTTTGggttgttttaatttagtcctatttgcactttttatatttattaaattttgccCTGGAAATTTTTTActttcttcaatttagtctcgCGTCCTCTAAAGAGACGCGTGTCTCTAGAATTGGGATATTTTCACATTTAGCCCTTGCGCGCTTTCGCGCCttatattttagtccttatttactttttttgtcacgatttttacttttaatttcatttttattccgATTTAATCCTGGGCAATTCAATTTCAACCCTTTcacattcttttattattttatttatttactttttatttattatttgttaatttttatttcttcatcCTTTAActaaaaatagattttaaataaattattcattttttgtgtattttatttttgtttttttatttttattttgttgttttattatttctattgATTATTATATCTTCATACTATATTtactttttcttattattatgcATTTCCTAAGTTCATTTTATCGTATTTtatgttactttatttattttattgatgcAATTGATTATCAATATTGCTATTATTATACCAttctattttcattattatttatcattttaatacttTACTTATATTATTATCTTACGTTATTTCATTACCATTTTTTAATTCGTATCACGATTTTCATCCGATACATAAAAaaggattttttaaaaaaataagtaacacttcgtattttgagattcgaaaaggtcgtaccctaacttacggggtttcaattttctcaATAAATCTAAGTAATTGAGTATCCTTTTTAATcagaacatataaataaaaagctcattctcggggattcgatacgttgtgtcctaactcattggatatgacattttgttctCTCGAgaagatgatttttttttaaaaataaaggcaatattctacGTTTGGAATTTTGacaaattgtgccctaacttctTAGGCTTCGATTTTTCATCTGACCTAAACAATTAAATGTCCTTTTTAAACTTCACTacatgagttttaaaaatcaaaagacaggCTCATTTTTTGACGACATGAAACATCATATtctaactcattgggtgtgatattttatCTTCTTGAAATAAGAGGGTCTTAGCATgcaatttgatttatacaagtatcattttaaataaaaggatcgtatttttaatctTTTCGAGTTTTCGAcattcgacattaagacattaattaatcaagtaggtaccaattttgggcgtatcgaggatgctaatccttcctcgtgcgtaaccgactctcgagcCCGTTTTCTGGATTtttagaccaaaaattatcattttagtaaatttaaacttttattaaaatggttaaattatgaggtgatccgatcacacctaaataaaaaagattggtggcgactcccattttcgttttcattttcaaaataaaagttgactcgtgtttttttcaaaaaaaaggtttcaacaatacaaatggtataattactatttaaggagggtttaattgcacaattagtcttgtaattattttaaatttgaactaaacaatcttaatttcaatttaatcataaactaattaggactaaatgagcAAATATCCCAAAAGTTAATGGATTTAATCATATCCACACCACTTGGACTTTATGatcatggtttaattaccattgtGGTCCTTTTAGCCTTTTAAATCTATAGAgattaacttttacctcttttacaatttaatccttttacatTAATTAAGCaatcaatcatcaaaattaccgAACCAAACTTCAATTTACCTATAATAAAAtcctgtaaatatttaataaaaatatttacgaccaTAAATTACAGAaacgaggtcctaatacctcactttcaataaccacttgacttttgaactgaaccacttatactaacttttaatttaattggttaagttcatcaaatcaaaatttaatataaaaattattattgactcaaataatttaaatactaattataggaacttactcgtcggatttgtggtcccaaaaccactgtttttgacaccactgaaaatcgggctgttacacatatatcaatcatcattagaacatgtcaaacatactttaaataaacttataGTAATAATTGAACATGCATTAGGCTCACTTAGTAAACCTCAAAACTAACTACGTAAGTATCGATACTAGAACAtgggtattgatatttttttaaaaattggtattgataccacctggaaaatcgataccaaacatgcattttgtATCTCGTCTAAAATAAAAACACAAGAAAATATCGGTACAATTGAAAAAGTATTGATAAAATTACCCTAAGTATCGATACTCATGATAGGGTATCTGTACCAATTTACGATTTCAACTTTCTGCAAATTTCAAAATCACAAAGGTATTGTTTTTACAACACGGATATTGATATCTCTGCTTCAGACCAAAAAAATACAacacttttaagcatataagtcattccaacttgtaccaattcatcatgatatcaaatcatcatcaaataaacatcaaaatggTCATAGTAATAGTCTCAAACATCGAAAGTAAGTTTGAACAATAATTAACGTAATACGAAATGAATCTCATAAAATTAGGAATAAATAATCTATGGAAGCATCCAAAACATCATGGTAAATTGATagttatttactataacatcatAAAATTAGAACACCGCCGTTCTAATTTCttatacatttttgtgttatattttactataaacgaTAACTCGTTTATAGGCGGttagtttataaaataaaaagaaaagatatcaaattACTCGAATCCAAACTCATTAAGTGTTGAAAAGAGCTTAATTTTCCACAAAGAATCGTGACAGGTCAATTACCAAATTGATAGTTATTTGGCCACAAATTATCAAAATTCTACCTTGGGATCGCATCATCTCTATTTTCTTTGTTGTCATGTGCATCTAGACTTTATTCACTTACTCGTTTTAGTCCTAGATTACCCACCTCTAAGTTTTCCCCCAAAAAACTTAGGTTGTaaccaagaaacaaacatgtttACACTTTTAATGCACTTTCAATTACAAGTTCCTCAAAGAACAGATAAGCGCTGCATAACTCTCAATACCAAACATATACAAGCCTCTTCGAAAATATTAGAGTTTGGAACTTAGTATTATATTAGATCAAGTACAATCAATTCTCCTAAAAAAATATTGCTAAAATAACATACACAATATATTAATAAAGTCCAAAATAATGTAggaactttaaaaataaattttcaatgcAATCCCGATCCAATCTTTTTATTTCAAAGGATTTGATTGCTTAACTCAATTCGATGTAACCTTCAAAATATATTGCATCAAATGGATGATAATATCATACTTCCACAATCAATAACATTCACAAGTCATGAATTTTGATGCAACACCAAAAATGGTATGTGATACTTTCCTGTCGCAGGGGTACCCGTAATGAACAAAGCACGAGGCATTGCGCAAACCAATAGCTcaacaaaaatattatataacaGTATAAAGAATAAATTTGCGAAATGCAAATCTGATCAGTTTTACAGAATTTAATCTTCATATTCCATTTTGGATacttaattatgtaaaaaaaaaaattagaggcaAGATTAATTTTGCTACATTATTAAGTTTGAGCTTTGAGAACTTGAATTTACGtaatttatttctaaaatacaCTATACCAAATTACAATTTGAAtcacaatattttcttttattcaggAAATAGACCTAATAATTTATGTGTCTTATTTACGTTATTTTTCACTGCCATAACCAAGCGTGTTACATTCGATATTTTACTACTTTTTGACAATTTTGTGTATTATCGTTTTCAATTTTTTCGGGGTCCCATTATAGTTATTTCCTCATGTAATGTCTTCAAGTTTACCAGACCTGATCCTAATCTGCCATTGTCCAAAAACTTTTAAACTCTCAGCAGcctgttatttttattaattttttaaatgatctAGTCTGTGGTCAGTATAAAATGAGAAATTAAGAAGAAATTCTCGAAATGCTTAACAAGCTTAGATGAAGGCGATATGAATAATATGATATAACATAGTATAATATATCCTGATACTAGTGAACTATAAATAGAAATTAATACTATTCAAAGTTGCATTTCTTTGCCATATTTATCTGAGAACGAAACGGGAAAAAGGTAGGCAAAGGAGTCGTTTTTTCCATGGCATAAACATCATTAAAGTGTTTTAATCTCCTTAAACAACCCCCTTTACCTAGCCGGTTGATCAGGTTCCCATGTCTTTTTTTACATTAACAGTTTTTGTAGCATTACTAAATTGCCTATAACTACAGCAACTCAACTATTCTTTTCACTTGCCGTTTAAAACAAGTAGAGATTTGTCTTTGCAGTTCGATTCCATTGGccaaaaaagatttaaaattctCATGCATCTAAGCCTAGTAAGTCAAAGGAATTAAGTAGAGGCGTAGGCCTTTGAGTTTCATTCATAGTTGTCTTTGCTCCTTGTTAGAGGAATTGTTATTTGTATGGTTCAAAAATGGCTACCAACGCTGCCCCGACTGCCCCTGTGTGCTCGGCACCGATGAAGGCAACGTCCAATGGAGCTTTTCAGAAAGAAAACCCACTCGATTTTGCTCTCCCATTGCTCATTGTTCAGATAATTCTGGTGGTCAGTTTTACCAGACTCCTTGCTTTCCTTCTTCGACCTTTAAGGCAACCTAGAGTCATTGCAGAGATCATCGTAAGTCATTTTTACCTTACTTTTGCTTGGTATTATATCGAAAAAACCCGCTCaataattaagtaatttataCGTGAGCTCAAATATGAATGAGATGGGCAAAAAGGGTATGAATACCatgttaaattgtttgattagttaattacCTGTCCTGAAAAGTATAAAACTGACAACTTATTATCCAACTTCTATATATTTAAGTTCCCAAGAAGTTTTGTATAACTAAACAAATTGAGCTTACGTGTTATTTATATTGAGGAAACATTCGTTATCTAAGTAATGAGAATGTATCCAGGGAGGAATTTTGCTTGGTCCTTCAGCCTTGGGAAGATACCAGAAGTTTTTGGACATAATTTTCCCCAAGAAAAGCATGACGGTGTTGGACACTTTAGCCAACATTGGGCTGCTTTACTTCTTGTTTTTGGTGGGACTCGAACTCGACATTCGAGCAATTCGTCGCACAGGCACCAATTCCTTAATAATAGCCGTTGCAGGGATCAGTCTTCCATTTATTTTAGGCATTGGTGCATCGGTTGTTCTTCGTTCCACCGTGAACAAAGGAGTTAGCAACATAGTTTTCCTTGTTTTCATGGGGGTTGCTCTCTCTATAACGGCCTTTCCGGTCCTCGCTCGTATTCTTGCCGAACTCAAGCTTCTAACGACTGATGTGGGCCGGATTGCAATGTCCGCAGCAGCTGTCAATGACGTCGTTGCCTGGATACTTCTTGCACTCGCTATTGCACTCTCGGGATCCGACAGCTCTTACCTTGTCTCTGTATGGGTGCTACTTTGTGGAACAGCTTTCATTGTGTTTTCCATTTTTGTATTGAAACCGATACTTTCAGTGATGGCTAGGCGATCCCCCGAGGGCGAGCCAGTGAAGGAGCTGTATATTTGTATTACACTATCAATAGTACTGGCTGCAGGTTTAATCACGGATATAATAGGTATTCATGCACTCTTTGGGGCTTTTGTGGTCGGCATAATAATACCGAAAGACGGTCCTTTTGCTGGCGTGTTGATAGAAAAGATCGAAGATCTAGTTTCGGGGCTTTTCTTGCCTCTTTACTTTGCATCTAGTGGATTGAAAACCAATGTTGCAACTATAGAAGGTTCCCAATCATGGGGTTTGCTAGTGCTTGTTATATTCACTGCTTGTTTCGGGAAGATTGTTGGCACAGTTGTTTTAGCAATGCTGTTCAAGGTACCTTTCATCGAAGCTTTGGCACTTGGAGTCCTCATGAATACTAAAGGTCTGGTGGAACTCATTGTTCTCAATATCGGCAAGGACCGCAAGGTAATATATAGTCGAAATTAGTGTCTTGAAAATGCTCCGCAACATAGGTATTAAATTATCTCGAATGCAGCTAAAGGTGCGCATATTTCGATCGCAGGTGCTAAACGACCAAACTTTCGCTATCTTAGTTCTAATGGCATTATTTACAACCTTCATCACAACACCGATTGTGATGGCGGTATACAAGCCTGCTAGAAAGGGAAAGCCCTACAAAAATCGAAA includes:
- the LOC107950709 gene encoding cation/H(+) antiporter 19 produces the protein MATNAAPTAPVCSAPMKATSNGAFQKENPLDFALPLLIVQIILVVSFTRLLAFLLRPLRQPRVIAEIIGGILLGPSALGRYQKFLDIIFPKKSMTVLDTLANIGLLYFLFLVGLELDIRAIRRTGTNSLIIAVAGISLPFILGIGASVVLRSTVNKGVSNIVFLVFMGVALSITAFPVLARILAELKLLTTDVGRIAMSAAAVNDVVAWILLALAIALSGSDSSYLVSVWVLLCGTAFIVFSIFVLKPILSVMARRSPEGEPVKELYICITLSIVLAAGLITDIIGIHALFGAFVVGIIIPKDGPFAGVLIEKIEDLVSGLFLPLYFASSGLKTNVATIEGSQSWGLLVLVIFTACFGKIVGTVVLAMLFKVPFIEALALGVLMNTKGLVELIVLNIGKDRKVLNDQTFAILVLMALFTTFITTPIVMAVYKPARKGKPYKNRKIQRQDLDSELRVLACFHSTRNIPTLINLIESSRGTRKKGQLCIYAMHLMELSERSSAISMIHKARKNGLPFWNKKPGDQNQMVIAFEAYQQLRSVVIRPMTAISPLNSIHEDICTSADRKRAALIIMPFHKHQRVDGTMESLGHSFHLVNQRVLRHAPCSVGILVDRGLGGTTQVVASEVSYSVVVPFFGSQDDREALAYGMRMAEHPGIKLTLLKFTPKPETALNPPKADMGAESKKDNEIFSEFLNLSKSSESVKHEAIAMGSREDVIAALRSMSNSTLFLVGRTSPAMPLSDRSSDCPELGHVGSYLASSDFSTTSSILVIQQYDPSINAMEKPLDDINEASNKTMSNGV